TTTCTTCCTCTTCGTTCCAAACGTCGGCTTAGATATTTATGTGGATGGGTCGTTTTGATACATTCCGTATTTATCATCATCCTGAATTGATGGTATTCCTGCGCAAGCTCAGGAACATGAAAGTGCATCTCCGCACAGCTTGCATGGAAGACCTTCAGCAAAGAATCCGTTCGCCAAGCAGCCGGAAAGACGAGTCGGTTGACCGAGGCTGTATGTCAACTTTGTTAAAATAGGCCATTACCAAGAAACCAAGGCGGGCAGGAGTTCAATtgctactgtaaatgccaactGCAAGGAGACTCGTGGCGTCCTTTGGGTGTTCAATCGCTAAACAGGATCTTTCTGGAACTCAAAGGACCTTAATATTGTGCATGAGGGGATCCTTACTCTTCTCACACCAACTTCTTTACTACTGTGGGAAAGGCTAGCTACGTTCCTCAAACAAATTCCTTTTTAGGTTACAAAACAGAAGACGATGGGGGGGGTCTACATTTAAGCCCCAATGACCTCTGCCCTTCCCTGACATTGCGTGTGCGGAGTTGGCTATGTAATATTTTCCGTACAACCATGCACCACTGAAGAAGGGCTTTACATCTTATGAAGGTCACCTAAAAAATTTTCCCACATGTCTTTATATAGTAGATTGCTGTAATGAGGGTGAGCTATATGTCTCTTGCCCCTGCCAAGGAATATGTTTAACCCGTGTCGAGATGTTGGATAGAAGAAACACTGCGGTGGCCTTCGAATTTATAGATGGATTTACGAAATTGTCCTTGAGGAATATCATGGCCTTGGACAATAAATAagctttattgcacaacgacgATGGAGGTCAGACATCGTGGTATTGtaatacgcaaggtaacagttactctaTCAAGTGGATAGAATTGGAGTTACCAGGGTTTAAACCCGAACTCTGAACAGATATGGTAATGGGTGAAGACAATGTTTATTTGGTTCAATAGAAGTTGAAgccaagacaaggttgtatgcttgTTATTTAATTAGCTCCTGTTGATTGTGTACATtgaattagctcctgttgttcaTGTACAGGAGCTAATGTCGTTTCGCGGGGGTGGTATGGGACAGTGGTCATTGCACATCTAGTGTGTAATGTACAAGGTTTGGCATTTTCTACTACATCCATTCTATGAGACTCATCTAAGAAAGTATGTATCATCACATTATCTGGAAAATGTTTTTCGCTGGATGATTCGCTCATTGTACTTCTTTTCTatttcaaaaacaaataaaaaagtatGTAGTATGCGGTGAGAATGCGAGTTTACAATTATTGGTGTCTAACGTTTAGGTATGTTTTAAATTGTcctatatatacaaaatacagggGTTGGAATATATCGATGTGTATCTAAATTTGCTATTCGAATTAAGGTTatgttgatttggttatatagatgacatcctctggggacaccgaaactgatgcgagcgtgcgattTACTAAACACACATAGCGTGGTATACGGAATAATATTTCTATTAATTTTTGTTCCttcatattttctttattgactttggcattctaccgCACTAGTGTCAATGCagtttacagcatatattttcttaatTTCCAGCTGCTTGGTACGATTAACAgtatttttttggaaacggacgaaaatttatttatttattttatctatttatttcgatttaccacatttaccacaagtggaaggattgacataacaggtgaactatcaccttttcaagatgtcatcccagaccggactgtgcgatttggaccatcgcacaccgggacatgcccctactctttttcgaaaggtgtggtgggttctttaacgtgcgcggggtgtggctctacccaaacacgggacctccatttaacgtcctatccgagggactccCCTAACCCTatatgagctaggtactcatttacacctgagtgaagtgaggaaagtcgtgttaagtgcctttcccaagggcacaacgtcggggcgaaagtccggacatgtctctgggcacaacccgggatacgaaccggggtcccattgtttgacagcccagtgatctaccactgcgcAACACGGAcgtcatatatacaaatatttcaGACCGCGATAAATTACCAAGTATACTAATGGGATCAAGTAAAACCCTCCTTTTTGATGTGAATTCCACGTTGAGTGCAACGTTAGAGCAGATACTAAAAATATAGTAAAGAGAAACAGCGTGAGGTGTTCCAAACGTTTTCCCGTGGCCATTAAAGTATTAACAGTTTCAAAATCCAAGTAAGACATGCCGGCAATCTACCTTGCTACATGGATTATAGTGAAACTCTTTTGACAAGGCAGATCCTTCTTTCCCATTTATTGTTATAGTGTATCGTAACATTCATTTTACGGCAATCTATGTTTCATGTTATATACTGGTTGCTTGCAGTTTTGTGTCACGAACAACACGTACACGGTATTGCCTTGGAGGAATGCTGGTCCTTATGTACAATCCATACCACTCCTCAATCAAATGCGCCATTCCTCTTGGCTATATTTCCAGTCGAGTTACTAGACAGATATGTTGCTACCAAGGTAGTCGTAATACGTGACTGCGAGGAACAATTGATTTTACACTGAATCCTCCTCGGATCTTTTGTGGCTTTAAAATGCAATTTTCGAAATGCCCTTTGACATCATCGATTGGAGCTGCCTTGTTGTGTTGGCTAAACCGGTGAATGTGGACATATAAAACACCACCCTAGATGAAGGCTATGATATTCATTTTATTACAAATTgatttttccaaaaattttgAATCGACTTTCTAATAAATGATAGTTTAAGAGAACATTTCGCAATGAATTCCAGCCTTTGGGATTTAGTGTTGCTCTCAAAGCTAGGCTACTACTTGAAGATGAGGCTAGGGTTATACAAACTGAAGTAGCAATTTTATTGGTGTTAGACTTAGGACTTCAAACTGTGGCCCCTCGACCATTTATTACAGCAATTAACAAATTCAACTTCCAATCCATATCTCGTAACTGAGACGTCAGCATAAATCCTGTGCCAACATTAAAACTAGGTGCTCTGCATCTATAAAGATATTAGCCTCTTGATGCATTTTTTACTGTTGGAATCGTCATCCGTATACATATACCTTACACCATAACAGTACGCTGAACAGTGAGTGACATTGGGGGCTGGGGGGCCACGTGGTACCGGTTTGCACTGTATATCCGCACTGTATTCGATTCTTAGTCAATAATACCATCTCATTGCCATGGGTCCTTGTACCGTATGTTCAAATTTCTATTGAAATTGCAAAACAGCAATACACACGTCCCCAAGACAGGGTTGTTGATGTAGGGTGCCATACAGCAGAACACCTACATATAGAATAACGCCATACATCGAAACATTCAATATACCCTACCCAAATATTTTAACGATGCAGGATAAGATATCTACATTTGGTTCAAGTCAAAGAATGCGTCTGCACCCTGATAATGTTACAACCCAGCCACTGAGTTAATGTGGCAAACATGAATATGATATCTGCACTCTTTGACATAAATTTGAATTATTGCGATTAATTTCATCTGAACACTACATGTGGTGAAACAGGACACACTGTTTACCATCTGATGATTATGTATTCACTGGTAATTATGCCATACTTCGTATAGCGAAAATGATATTAGTActtaaattcaattttcaatGATTCTACAGGTACCGCTTAATGACGGTGACGAAAAGGAGACAAGAAGGCGCCAGAAAAGCCTTGCCGTTCCTCGCACTTATATGGACTACATCTGTTGTCATCAGTCTGCCCCATTTCATGTTTGTGACGTCTTCAGACAACAGAAAATCCTCCCGAATTCGGAGATACTGCGACGAGGAATGGGCATCATCACACTACAGTTTCATGTACAAGGGATTCCTAATGGCAGTGTGCTTACTTGGACCTGTGTTTGTCAACGTGCTGCTCTTCTTCACGGAGAAATACCCGCGGTGTCGAGAACCGCTGGAAGGCTACAGCGTTTCACACGTTACAAAACACAGTGCCATCGAAGAGGTTAAAGAAGATTTCCCAACTGTAGGAGGGAGGAGAGacgcccctcccccttccaatCCCAAACGTCTCACAACCTCTTCCATTCTCAGTGTCATAAGGATGGCGTTTCTATTAACATGGCTACCACTGTATATATGCTGGATGTTGGATATATATTTTGACTTGCCCACGAAGTACGCGAATCGATTACATGACTACGTCTATCCCATCTCTCACTGGTTGGCATTTTCAAACTGCGTGGTGAATCCCTTAGTGCTGATTTATTTCACCAGAAGGCGCGAGAAAGCTGCGCAGATCCTGCGGAAGAGCCGCATGTCAAGAAGACGGTATTGCCTAGAGGACGGGAAATTACAAATATGTTTTGAGGATAAAAAATGACGTGCTGAAAGCAGAGGATTAATCAGTTTATAGCCTATTGCACGAGATACCGGTGGAGGTTAATAATGTTCTTCTGGCGAAGTTCACCAGCGCTGATCCTCATTCATTGGTAGTTACATTTCATAGCTGACCCTGAACGACACCCGCAAGAACGTTCATAAGTCAAAGGAGGCACGCGCGAGAGAAATTACCGAAATAAACACGACGAAAGACATCAGTCAGAGACGAAAATCACAATTAACTGCCGTAGGAACACGCTGGTAGTTACCGTTGTGAAATTAGCCCCAAGGAATTATGACAATAATACGAAACTACATGCTGTCTGACGTGGATCTATGACCGTGGAATATTCTCATTTTGTCATCAACAAATGGAATACCTCGAGAATATACACCCTAGATTATATATAGTCAGATGACGGATATCATTATTACTATCAACCTGATATAACATATTAGATGGGTGATTTAAATGTGTAGTGCGCTTGAACAAGCTACCACAAATGGGTTTTGAGTATGCAAATGCACAATGATGCGTACCTAGTTAAAAACACCAAATGCTAGTGTTAGGCATACAATGAACAGGTGCATCTTTTGTGAGCATTCCATTAATGGGCCGCCTTTTTGTTAATTATTTGTGTAAAGACACAACAAAGTTGATGAATATTTGATCAATATATAAAACCATCTAAATTGGTAATCATTGGCTTGTGATTATTTCTTGAATGTCAGGAGTTCCAAAAAGAACTTGTTAAGATTTCTATTTTGATATGTGATGCAGGATGCAATGCATGCCGATATTCATAAGAACATCTTAGCACCCATGTCGCCTATTTTCCACGATGGAAGCACAGTTGCCCGGGGACACATGGCTTCATGTCACGCTATTTCACGACACTCAATAGAGGAACTAAAACTCACCATTCCCACACGAGTCCATGTGACCGGCTCGCTAGGCCCTGATGTGACCATGGTTGTTTCGTAATACCCCAATCCCACTAGGGcggcgatcgcactgcgacctaaaatttaatGAATCGCTCAAAGaatattttatgttgtgtgtgttttgtagaaTTTTCTGTAATGCGAGAACATTTTGCATGGTACtccaattatgaaatgaaagggttacaaaaaatacactttAGGtggcagcgaggtcgcagcgcgattgGAATATGCCATCTACAGCTCTGCGTGGAATGTCATAACAAAATATAAGTAGACCCTCAtattatctgtatatttgcatgattttgttATGAGTCTGTGTATTGAATCCAACCAGTTGAAACTAGCAATATATTGTTATATTGGGTCAAATATaatgcatcatcatcataatgcaAAGCCACCTAATAAGGTTGTCATCGATATCTTCTGTATGAATGTTTAATTTTTCACAAATGCCTTATTACATTatgcttaatacatgtatgtatgattcaTCTTATGTCCAGTACTATTTAATGACCAAAGTTTATTGCATGTGAAGATTTATTGTAAACAGATGAGACAAACGCGGATCACTGAACTTAACTGTTCTGTTAACCTTCCTGGGTGAAATTAGAGTATGTTGTACTTTATCGGCCAATGTATTGCTGCCCGTCTCAATTCCACAAAATTGTAGCATCTACAGAACGATGTAATACTAACGATTTCATCACGATCTGTTTTGATTTAGTGGCAGAACGCCGTTATTTCATCGTGCGTTCGAATCACGAAAATGGTACtgctaatgcttaggtcacatttggaaaaaggggccctgttGGGAAGTTCAcagtctgttgttttgtttgcactTTCGGGTATTAACTCTACGTGGACCAGTGGGGCACCCcgtggctac
The nucleotide sequence above comes from Branchiostoma lanceolatum isolate klBraLanc5 chromosome 14, klBraLanc5.hap2, whole genome shotgun sequence. Encoded proteins:
- the LOC136449025 gene encoding neuropeptide FF receptor 1-like; this encodes MQAPREDLVVFSTTVMPTVPPGCEEKMSTEANHSDGISTINVTDGYQMGPADKGSPLPAIILYLVAYLTVFIVCIIGNLLLVFLIRRKPHLRTPALCFVFNLGFVDLLVGIFCIPYDLFHPFFSQEEGLGFMMCRVSNTLQGVAISGSAFTLTALAVCRYRLMTVTKRRQEGARKALPFLALIWTTSVVISLPHFMFVTSSDNRKSSRIRRYCDEEWASSHYSFMYKGFLMAVCLLGPVFVNVLLFFTEKYPRCREPLEGYSVSHVTKHSAIEEVKEDFPTVGGRRDAPPPSNPKRLTTSSILSVIRMAFLLTWLPLYICWMLDIYFDLPTKYANRLHDYVYPISHWLAFSNCVVNPLVLIYFTRRREKAAQILRKSRMSRRRYCLEDGKLQICFEDKK